The bacterium genome window below encodes:
- a CDS encoding ABC transporter permease produces MFTKKMFTVLAWEFIQKVKSKGFIFSMIFMPVVIIGFTLIPTYFADQEPERALNIAIADQTGFATDELSFKLETQFPLQNGRSPVNFVPLPYTTADSVLITGKHLIHKGIVDGFLVVDDEAIRQKQVRYFVKGAGNNRTFQNLERCINNVIIEHHAKQLNLSPLQIQSITQTINVKMILIGSEDTELIQKYLAGIILVMMLFFAIFNSGGSFMRGISEEKNNRVIEILISSISPRELMTGKILGLGCVGLTQIFVWGLLGALFGREALGFLTPFLLFCFAAYFVLGYLLFAGIFSIVGSVLSSEHDIQPVQAVLSMIGILPIALAILVLQNPDSVLVTILSYIPLLTPTLMILRLVISEPSLIQVIGTMIVLLLSLLFMLKLASKIFHVSLLMHGKRPTLNEVIRWARA; encoded by the coding sequence ATGTTCACAAAAAAAATGTTCACCGTTCTCGCATGGGAGTTCATTCAAAAGGTAAAATCAAAAGGTTTTATTTTTTCGATGATATTCATGCCGGTGGTGATCATAGGGTTCACCCTTATTCCGACGTATTTCGCCGATCAGGAACCGGAACGAGCGCTCAATATAGCCATCGCAGATCAAACGGGTTTTGCCACAGATGAACTATCATTCAAATTAGAAACCCAATTCCCCCTCCAAAACGGTAGAAGTCCCGTTAATTTCGTACCTCTTCCCTACACAACGGCCGACAGTGTTTTAATCACCGGCAAGCACTTAATTCATAAAGGCATCGTGGATGGGTTCCTCGTCGTTGATGATGAAGCCATTCGACAGAAACAAGTTCGATACTTTGTTAAAGGAGCGGGCAACAACAGAACATTTCAAAACCTCGAGCGGTGTATAAACAACGTCATCATTGAACATCATGCAAAACAACTTAATTTGTCGCCTCTTCAAATTCAAAGTATCACACAAACTATTAACGTTAAAATGATCCTTATCGGATCGGAAGATACGGAACTTATACAAAAATATTTGGCCGGAATAATACTGGTTATGATGTTGTTCTTTGCTATTTTCAATTCCGGCGGCTCCTTCATGCGCGGCATCAGTGAAGAAAAAAACAATCGTGTTATAGAAATTCTGATCTCGTCCATTTCACCTAGGGAACTTATGACCGGCAAGATCTTGGGATTAGGCTGTGTCGGATTAACTCAGATCTTTGTATGGGGATTATTAGGCGCACTTTTTGGACGGGAAGCGTTGGGCTTTTTAACGCCTTTCCTGCTTTTTTGTTTTGCTGCTTATTTTGTTTTAGGATATTTATTGTTTGCAGGAATTTTTTCGATTGTCGGTTCCGTTTTATCATCGGAACATGATATACAACCCGTTCAAGCCGTTCTTTCAATGATTGGTATTCTTCCGATAGCGCTTGCCATCCTGGTTCTGCAAAACCCCGATTCGGTTCTTGTTACCATTCTTTCGTATATTCCGTTGCTGACACCAACGCTAATGATTTTACGGCTAGTTATTTCCGAGCCTTCCTTGATACAGGTTATCGGAACCATGATCGTTCTCTTATTATCATTACTTTTTATGCTAAAACTCGCAAGCAAGATATTCCATGTCTCTTTGCTCATGCATGGTAAAAGACCAACATTAAATGAGGTTATTAGATGGGCGCGGGCATGA
- a CDS encoding DUF255 domain-containing protein, producing the protein MKNNVLKVTIPVFLIVLIIVAVGFRSASQLTWYGFDEGLQKAKNENKQVLIDIYTDWCGWCKVMDEKTYTDSRIVQYLNSKFVLIKLNPEKDGPVMFNGKTYNADHFAQGIGVNGYPATAFFESDAKLITLVPGYLKADEFLPILEYIGEKRYNDIGFDDFIKQREKN; encoded by the coding sequence ATGAAAAACAATGTGTTAAAAGTAACGATTCCGGTTTTTTTGATAGTTTTAATCATCGTTGCCGTCGGTTTTCGCTCTGCTTCACAGTTAACTTGGTATGGTTTTGATGAAGGCCTTCAAAAAGCGAAGAATGAGAACAAGCAGGTTCTAATCGACATCTACACCGACTGGTGCGGCTGGTGCAAGGTCATGGACGAAAAAACGTACACTGATTCTCGGATTGTACAGTACCTTAACTCAAAATTCGTGTTGATCAAACTTAACCCGGAAAAAGACGGCCCTGTAATGTTCAACGGCAAAACATACAATGCCGACCATTTCGCGCAAGGTATCGGCGTCAATGGTTATCCCGCTACGGCTTTTTTTGAATCCGACGCAAAATTGATCACACTCGTTCCCGGTTATCTGAAAGCCGATGAATTTTTACCTATTCTGGAATACATCGGCGAAAAAAGATACAACGACATCGGCTTCGATGACTTTATTAAACAAAGAGAAAAAAATTAA
- a CDS encoding helix-turn-helix transcriptional regulator yields MKNERGTVTLTIKNMVCNRCVRVVREELEKLGLDVRSVILGEATVASGHVQIDMNRIKGVLNSNGFDIVDDRKAKTVEKIKNAIIRLIHHNENLEAFEMSYSEYIAGEVHADYHQVSALFSSIEGITIEKYIILQKIERVKELLKYGELTLSEISYQMGYSSVAYLSNQFKKVTGFTPSAFKSMTTSSRQSIDLIKKT; encoded by the coding sequence ATGAAGAATGAGCGTGGCACGGTGACCTTGACTATCAAAAATATGGTGTGTAATCGGTGCGTGCGGGTGGTGCGGGAGGAACTGGAAAAACTGGGGTTGGATGTTCGAAGTGTTATCCTTGGTGAGGCTACTGTGGCGTCAGGCCATGTTCAAATTGACATGAACAGAATAAAGGGCGTGTTAAACTCAAACGGCTTTGATATTGTGGATGACCGGAAAGCCAAAACGGTGGAAAAAATTAAAAACGCTATTATTCGTCTCATACACCACAATGAGAATCTGGAAGCGTTTGAAATGAGCTATTCAGAATATATCGCGGGAGAAGTTCATGCGGATTATCATCAAGTCAGCGCTTTGTTTTCTTCTATTGAAGGCATTACTATTGAAAAATATATTATCCTGCAAAAAATCGAACGTGTAAAGGAACTTCTAAAATACGGTGAGCTGACATTGAGTGAAATATCGTATCAGATGGGTTATAGCAGCGTTGCCTACCTGTCAAACCAATTCAAAAAAGTAACCGGCTTTACACCGAGCGCTTTCAAAAGCATGACCACGTCTTCCAGGCAGTCTATTGACCTGATCAAAAAAACATAG
- a CDS encoding aconitate hydratase has protein sequence MFDLDMIKNVYKNLKVKQEKARQLFGRPLTLTEKILVSHFTEPPKTAPERLRTYTDLSPDRVAMQDATAQMALLQFMSSGRSRVAVPSTVHCDHLIQAEVGAEDDLSKAKTDNKEVYDFLASVSNKYGIGFWKPGAGIIHQVVLENYAFPGGLMIGTDSHTPNAGGLGMLAIGVGGADAVDVMAGLPWELKWPGITGVKLTGKLNGWTSPKDVILKLAGILTVKGGTGKIIEYFGPGTESISCTGKGTICNMGAEIGATTSVFPYDSRMAAYLKITERESLAKLCDEYADLLIADPEVFANPEKYYDEIIEINLDELEPHVNGPFTPDKAWPISQLAKAVSDNGYPEEIKVALIGSCTNSSYEDIERSASIARLASAKGVMAKAEFVITPGSEQIRATIERDGQLSDLTKIGGKVLANACGPCIGQWKRHDVQDGEKNTIVSSYNRNFAKRNDGNSATHSFVASPEIVTALALSGRLTFNPLRDFLTNSQGEQVRLNAPSGDELPKNGFITGENGYLAPAKDGSQVKVAVDPTSNRLQLLAPFTSWDGKDIIDVPLLMKAKGKCTTDHISPAGPWLKYRGHLDNISNNLFIGAVNAFGHEPGKGKNVISGEVKSFS, from the coding sequence ATGTTTGATCTCGATATGATAAAAAATGTTTATAAAAACCTGAAAGTAAAACAGGAAAAAGCGCGACAACTTTTCGGAAGGCCGCTCACGTTAACAGAGAAAATTCTCGTCTCGCATTTTACGGAACCGCCTAAAACGGCTCCTGAAAGACTAAGAACTTATACAGATCTCTCCCCCGACCGCGTTGCGATGCAGGATGCGACTGCGCAGATGGCATTACTTCAATTTATGTCTTCCGGGCGCTCAAGGGTTGCCGTACCGTCCACTGTTCACTGCGATCACTTAATTCAGGCCGAAGTTGGGGCAGAAGACGATCTGTCAAAGGCAAAAACGGATAATAAAGAAGTTTATGATTTTTTAGCAAGCGTGTCGAATAAATACGGAATCGGCTTTTGGAAACCGGGTGCGGGTATTATTCACCAGGTTGTTCTTGAGAACTACGCATTTCCTGGCGGTCTCATGATCGGAACGGATTCGCACACACCCAATGCGGGAGGACTCGGCATGTTGGCGATCGGCGTTGGCGGAGCGGATGCGGTGGATGTCATGGCGGGATTGCCGTGGGAACTGAAATGGCCGGGGATTACCGGCGTTAAGTTGACCGGAAAACTTAACGGCTGGACTTCACCGAAAGACGTTATTCTAAAATTAGCCGGTATTCTTACGGTGAAAGGCGGCACCGGTAAAATTATCGAATATTTCGGGCCGGGCACGGAGTCGATTAGCTGCACAGGCAAAGGAACGATATGCAATATGGGCGCGGAAATTGGCGCGACGACGTCGGTATTTCCGTACGATAGCCGGATGGCAGCGTATTTAAAAATTACGGAACGAGAATCATTAGCAAAACTGTGTGACGAATATGCTGATTTGTTGATTGCGGACCCTGAAGTTTTTGCAAATCCAGAAAAATATTACGATGAGATCATTGAAATCAATTTAGACGAATTGGAGCCGCATGTGAATGGGCCGTTCACACCCGACAAAGCGTGGCCTATCTCGCAATTAGCAAAAGCAGTTTCAGACAACGGATATCCGGAAGAAATAAAAGTTGCGCTCATCGGAAGCTGCACCAACTCTTCTTACGAAGACATCGAGCGTTCCGCCAGCATCGCGCGATTAGCGTCCGCGAAAGGCGTTATGGCAAAAGCGGAATTTGTGATCACACCGGGGTCGGAACAAATTCGCGCCACGATCGAACGCGACGGGCAACTTTCTGATTTGACAAAGATAGGCGGGAAAGTTCTAGCCAACGCCTGCGGGCCATGCATCGGCCAATGGAAACGTCACGATGTCCAAGACGGGGAGAAAAACACGATCGTGTCCTCCTATAATCGAAATTTCGCAAAACGAAATGACGGCAATTCTGCAACTCATTCCTTCGTTGCGAGTCCTGAGATCGTAACAGCGCTTGCTTTGTCGGGCAGGCTCACATTCAACCCGTTGAGGGATTTTCTGACCAATTCACAAGGCGAGCAAGTTCGTCTGAATGCACCGTCAGGAGATGAATTACCCAAAAACGGATTTATTACAGGTGAGAATGGATATCTCGCCCCGGCAAAAGATGGTTCACAAGTTAAGGTAGCCGTTGATCCTACAAGTAATCGCCTGCAACTGCTCGCGCCTTTCACCTCCTGGGATGGAAAAGATATTATTGATGTACCTTTGCTTATGAAAGCAAAAGGCAAATGTACGACTGATCATATTTCCCCCGCGGGCCCGTGGCTC
- a CDS encoding S8 family serine peptidase gives MHISKLWRNAAALFTVVCLVALIGCDNNTKEDVQLEDFIAASPAGTPIEGQYIVVLKPALAKSSAQMATEMASLYNLETEFVYETALNGFSAKVPAEKLEALRNDSRVSYVEQDQVVKLIPYIQEVHVQKSLAQSTPWGITRVGGSGNGVGKRAWIIDTGIDLDHPDLTVDLANSKSFLSGNQSTNPDDQNGHGTHVAGTVAAKSNTINVVGVAAGATVVSVRVLDRRGSGTTSGVIAGVNYVASKGVTGETANMSLGGGVSTTLDNAVLAASSKVKFALAAGNESDNANNHSPARVNGANIYTVSAVNSSDVFASFSNYGNPPVDYAAPGVSILSLWKNGGTNTISGTSMATPHVCGILLLGNITSDGTAVSDPAAPADPIAHR, from the coding sequence ATGCACATTTCTAAACTTTGGCGCAATGCCGCCGCACTTTTTACTGTCGTTTGTTTAGTTGCCCTGATTGGGTGCGACAACAATACGAAAGAAGACGTTCAATTGGAGGACTTCATAGCGGCATCACCGGCCGGCACGCCCATTGAAGGCCAATATATAGTTGTTCTTAAACCCGCTCTTGCGAAGTCCAGTGCGCAAATGGCGACAGAAATGGCAAGTTTGTATAACTTAGAGACAGAGTTTGTTTATGAAACGGCGTTAAATGGATTTTCCGCCAAAGTTCCCGCTGAAAAACTTGAAGCATTACGGAATGATTCCCGAGTGAGTTATGTCGAACAAGATCAGGTCGTGAAACTGATACCCTACATTCAGGAAGTCCATGTTCAGAAGTCTTTAGCACAATCGACTCCTTGGGGAATTACTCGTGTCGGCGGTTCCGGTAACGGGGTCGGCAAACGCGCATGGATCATAGACACAGGTATTGATCTTGACCACCCGGATCTCACCGTTGATCTGGCCAACAGCAAAAGTTTCCTGAGCGGTAACCAATCAACCAATCCGGATGATCAGAACGGACACGGGACCCATGTTGCGGGAACAGTTGCTGCAAAAAGCAATACAATAAATGTTGTTGGTGTCGCTGCCGGCGCAACGGTTGTATCGGTTCGAGTACTTGATCGTCGCGGAAGCGGAACGACATCAGGGGTCATTGCCGGAGTAAACTATGTGGCAAGCAAGGGTGTGACAGGGGAAACTGCCAACATGAGTTTGGGCGGCGGTGTTTCTACAACGCTTGACAATGCCGTTCTGGCAGCCTCTTCCAAGGTCAAATTTGCACTTGCCGCAGGTAACGAAAGCGATAATGCCAACAATCATTCTCCTGCTCGCGTGAACGGTGCAAACATATATACAGTTTCGGCTGTTAATTCCAGCGATGTTTTTGCGTCTTTCTCCAATTACGGCAATCCACCGGTAGATTATGCTGCACCGGGCGTAAGCATTTTGTCTCTGTGGAAAAACGGCGGCACGAATACCATCAGCGGAACCTCAATGGCAACGCCTCATGTTTGCGGGATATTGCTTTTAGGAAATATCACGAGCGACGGAACAGCCGTCAGTGATCCGGCAGCTCCTGCAGATCCAATTGCACACCGATAG
- a CDS encoding amidohydrolase yields MNNLLLHNGKFYTGDKTIPECEAVAVLEDKIIAVGSSEDLLREFYRFERIDLNGKRVLPAFTDAHTHFLAYCLKQDQIDLNGINSLEQCLQIIQKRTETTPKGQWIKGSGWNHNLWNPVTYPTRFDLDKISPSHPVCLEARDAHTSWVNSVALKLAGITSSTAFDSTGEIVKDIRAEPTGIIKEEARRLIWDVMGEESVEERVVALKSGMKLAYQNGLGGVHCMETIKDFEAYQILQARNELKLRVNFYFPIRYLNHVIDLGLKSGFGDEWVRFGGMKIFLDGTLGSQTAHMIAPFDHVFPKTWGTEIIDQDKVNELVLNAARHDIACAIHAIGDMANRKALNAYEYQKSLLPEKNLRQRIEHCQLIHPDDLARFGKLGVIASMQPVHIPEDIDAANKYWGQRAQWAYPFRSLLNSGAVIAMGSDMPIETCNVFKGIHAALRRVKQNEIKPWFTEQILNLHEIIYAYTMGAAFASGEEKIKGSISRGKFADMMVLSDDIFTCVPDDIPNISVQKMIVGGEMVFEA; encoded by the coding sequence ATGAATAACCTATTACTCCATAACGGAAAATTTTACACCGGCGACAAAACCATACCGGAATGCGAGGCCGTTGCTGTTTTGGAAGACAAAATTATCGCCGTCGGTTCTTCCGAAGATTTGTTGAGGGAATTTTACCGTTTCGAGAGAATCGATCTAAACGGAAAACGCGTTTTACCTGCTTTTACGGATGCGCATACTCATTTTTTAGCGTATTGCCTGAAACAAGATCAGATAGATCTCAACGGAATAAATTCTCTGGAACAATGCTTACAGATCATTCAAAAAAGAACTGAAACAACACCTAAAGGCCAATGGATCAAAGGCAGTGGATGGAATCATAACTTATGGAATCCGGTTACATATCCGACCCGGTTCGATCTTGATAAAATTTCGCCGAGCCATCCGGTTTGCCTCGAAGCGCGCGACGCGCATACGTCCTGGGTAAATTCCGTAGCGTTAAAGTTAGCCGGTATAACTTCCTCAACAGCGTTTGATTCGACCGGCGAAATTGTCAAAGACATCCGGGCTGAACCCACCGGTATTATCAAAGAAGAAGCGCGCAGATTGATTTGGGATGTGATGGGTGAAGAGTCTGTCGAGGAACGTGTCGTTGCGCTGAAAAGTGGGATGAAGCTCGCTTATCAAAACGGATTGGGCGGCGTGCACTGCATGGAAACGATTAAAGATTTTGAGGCGTATCAGATTTTACAGGCGCGAAACGAATTGAAACTTCGCGTTAATTTTTATTTTCCAATCCGTTATTTGAATCATGTCATTGATCTGGGATTGAAAAGCGGGTTCGGTGATGAATGGGTTCGTTTTGGCGGGATGAAAATCTTCTTAGATGGAACGCTTGGTTCGCAAACCGCCCACATGATCGCTCCATTTGATCACGTTTTTCCTAAGACGTGGGGAACAGAGATTATTGATCAAGATAAGGTCAATGAGCTTGTTTTGAATGCAGCGCGTCACGATATAGCTTGTGCGATTCACGCTATCGGCGACATGGCAAACCGGAAAGCTTTGAATGCATATGAATATCAAAAAAGTTTGTTGCCGGAAAAAAACCTTCGCCAGCGAATCGAGCACTGCCAGCTCATTCATCCGGATGATCTTGCGCGATTTGGAAAACTAGGCGTTATAGCATCAATGCAGCCCGTGCATATTCCTGAGGACATTGATGCCGCTAATAAATATTGGGGTCAGCGGGCGCAATGGGCGTATCCGTTTCGTTCATTATTAAATTCCGGAGCTGTTATCGCCATGGGTTCCGATATGCCGATAGAAACGTGTAATGTCTTTAAAGGAATTCATGCTGCGTTGAGACGGGTAAAACAAAATGAAATAAAGCCCTGGTTTACGGAACAAATATTGAACCTCCATGAAATAATCTATGCCTATACGATGGGCGCCGCTTTCGCATCGGGTGAGGAAAAAATAAAAGGTTCGATATCCCGTGGCAAATTTGCGGATATGATGGTTTTGTCAGATGATATTTTTACTTGCGTACCGGATGATATTCCAAACATCTCAGTGCAAAAAATGATTGTTGGCGGTGAAATGGTTTTTGAAGCCTAA